From Spirochaetales bacterium:
GCGCGGAGAAAGGATTCCCCCACCGCCATGTTTCCCGCGACCGGCCTGATCTTGAGCAACGCCTGGATCTCCCAGAGTGACGCATTATTCTGATAATACTTTAGAAGCGACGGAATCGAACGGACGAGTGAGCCCGAACTGCCATAGGGTCTGAGCCGAAGATCGACGCGATAGACATAGCCTTCCTCCGTATGCTCCGTCAGATAGATACAGCACTGTTCCATAAGTTTTCTGAAAAGGGTCTCCGCTTTCTCTCCGACGGCCCCCGGTGTATCGTCAATCACGGTCTCATCGTATATTCCCATGATATCGATATCAGAACTGTAATTCAATTCCTCACCGCCCAGTTTCCCAAAGGCCATGACACAGAAGGGAATATCCGGCGGTCCGGAGCCGTCCGGTGCAGTCCGGTGAAGATCAAGCCACGCATTCCGGAGCGCATATTCTATTTCCGCCTCCGCCAGTATCGAGAGTTCATTCACGATCTCCGACAGGGGTTTTTGAAGACAGATATCCCTTATCGCGATACGCAGAATTTCCCTTTTTTTGATTCTCCGTATATAGTTCTGTAATTCCCTCTTTTGCCGTATGCCTCGTTTGAGCGCATATAATTCAGTTTCAATATCTTCCTTTTTCCTCAGGGTCTGCAGTTCGTCCGGCTTGATTGTCCGGTCGAAAAAATCGGGATTACGAATAAGGGTATTCGAAAGAAACTGGCTGACGGAAAAAATACTCAGCAGAATAACGAGCCTCATGGGTTGGGCGAGGAGGAGTTCGTAATGACTTTCGACATGCCGGATCGATCTGATAAACCGCTCCCAGTTGTTGAGTGCCATATCGGGATCGGCCGTCCGCTCCAGAACCTCGCCCGCGAGGATCGCGAGCCGGGTAAAGGTCTCCCGCTGTTTGCCCGAACCGGCAAGACTTCTCAAATTCCTGCACGCCCGCTCCCTGTTCCTGAAACCCAGGTGCCCCAACGCCGCGTCCACGAGAAGCTCAGAGGGGTGTTCCGAAAGAACGAGGTCCGCCAGGTTGCCGGAAACAGGACCGGGAAGGGACGCGCGGCCGAAATGCCTTTCCACGAATGTTCTCACAATCGCCATATTCGCTTCGAACTCGAGGTGAAGCCGCATTGAGGGATTGAGTTCCCCTTCCCTGCCGTAACCGATTCTCCGTGCGAGGTGGGTATATTCGTTCGAATCAACGTCGGGAAGCTGGAGATCCAGGGCCGAACCGCGGAGCATTCTCAACCCGTTGATAAGCGCCCTGAAAAAAAAATACGATTTCTTGAGTTGTTCGGCCTCCGCGGATTCAAGTACCCCCGCCGTCGCGAGTCCGGTAAGAGCTTCATGAAGCAATGGCGTTCGCAGTTCGGGAACCCTGTCCCCATAGGTGACCTGCAGAATCTGCACATCGTATTCAAGATCGACAAGTGTGCCCGGTGAGAATTTCGCGTTGTACCGGCTTGAATCCGTTTTTTCTCTGAACTGCTTTTCACGAAGGACCCTTAGTTCTTCGATGCTGATCCTCTCTTTTGCGAAATAAAGAAGATCGTTCCGTATGCGCTCGACCAGTCCCCCGAACTCGGGTTCGCCGGTGAGAAATCGTAAACGGACCAGCGCGAGCCGTTCGAGTGCAGACGCGGGTCCCCCCGTTGCGAAATAACGGCAAAAGCTTTCAAGACTGCACGCCAGGGGCCCGTCTTTTCCGTAGGGCCTGAGTCGCAAATCGAGATGAAAGATACCTTCCCGTTTTGTCCGGATAAGAAAGACGATCATTTTAACAAGCCGTTCGAAAAAATCCGGATTTTCTATCTGCTCGGGCCCGTCCGTCTTTCCCGCATCGCTGTAAATAAAGAGAAGTTCGATATCGGAGGCATACCCGAGGGCGGCCCCGCCCGTTTTCCCTAATCCGAAAACCGCATACATCGTTTTCATCCCGGCAACGGTCTTGGGTGTACCGAATCGTTTTTGTAACTCCTCGAAAGCGATATCGACCGCCGCGCCGATGATACATTCGGCCAGCGCGGTCAGCCGTTTGCTGAGAATGGCGATATCGGTGCCGGGACTCAGAATATGATCGAGATCGATCAAATATATCTCCGAGTCCTTGAACTCGTTCAATCGCTCCTTTTTTTCTTCCAGTGTTTTTGCGTTCCTCAAGGCATCCTTCAATGTACCGGGAAGCATATGTGAAGGGGAACTGAAACTCTGTCCCGCTATATGGGGCTGAAACATCGGCAGGAGGTTTTCATACTGGAGACGAATAAAATCCTCCCACAGAAAATCGCTTGCGCCGAGCAGACGGGCGAGGTCCTGCATGATTTTGGGATCGGAGAGAAGGTCGATCCATTTCCCCTGTTCGGGAAGACTGATGATCTGGCCGACCAGTGATTCGAAACGGGAGAGGGCGGCGTAGGGGTCGGGGGCGCTGGCAAGAAAATAGGTGAATTGTTTCGTGAGAAGCACCGCCAGTTTGACATGATTCAGTGTCGCCGGATCCGTTATTTTTGTGCCGGCCCTGTCGATAATACCGAACTCGTCCTCGATCCGGTCTTCGATCGTCCTGATCGCCACATGCTCGATTGAAATATTATGAACGGACAGCGCGTTACTCAGCGAATAGAGAAAAAAAGGGGTATTCTGCGAAAGTATCCTCAACCGTGTATAATAAGGATCGTCATTGCTGATATCGATATGAAGCGGATAAAGCACCGACTGCGTATCGATACGGTATTCCGCCAGGCTATCGGATACCATTTCATTGATTCGCTGCTTTACCTGTAAAAAATCTTCTTCCGTGCCCCTTTCAAGCAGATGAAATACCTCATCCATTCGCAGCCGGAACTCCTTTTTCCAGCGTTCGTCCGGGTTCGGCGTGGTCCTGAATCCCCTGAACCGGTCGATAATCCGCCGTCTTCCGTAAGCGGCCGTATTTCCTTCCCCGGTCCCTTTTTTCCCTTCACGTTTCATCCGGCTGTCACGGATATCGGACGGCCGGTAGGTAAAAACGTCCCCTGATTGTATCTGAAAACCCAGGGAAGCGAGAATACCGGTAATACAGGAAAACTCGAAGGGGTAATCAAAGGCCAGTACCGTGCATTGTTCGCCCCCGCCCTCCGCATTTTCAAATATTATTCGTACCGGATCGCCGGGGGTGAGTTCGGAAAGATGACGAATATGCAGTCCGATCGCCTCAATCGAAAAACTCTCGAAATAACTCAGATCGAGTCGCCGGTAATGTTCTTTGAGAAAATCTTCGCCGACATCGGGACAGAAACGGCGTAATGCATCGATTGAAGGTTTTCCCAGGGCGGCATTGCTTCCATGCCCAGGTTTCGGTGTTTTCATGCATATCAACTATACATCATCGGCCGCTTTTTGGTAAGTATCTTTTTGTTCCGCCCGCTTCAAACGGCTGCACGTAAAAGGGGCCGCCGGCAAGACGGCCTCTTTTACGGCATCACGTGTATGGCCGTAAACGATATCGCGTTTCCGGAATAACAGGACAGATTGCCGATGAGATAGGGCCTTTTTTACGGCTGCATAACGCGTCCGAAAAAGAGAATAGCTCCCGTATCGTCGTTATAAATAAGAAAAATAAACGGCCTGTCAATTCTCATCACCGCAGACGGCGGCATCGATGTAATGCCGATTATAATTGCGGTCGCCGCGGCGGCTTCGGTGCCTTCTTCATCGACGGACACAAACGTCTTATGGAAAACATCGTGAATGAAAAGATCGTTTTCTCCATTAATGCCGGAAAAATCGGCTTCCATATCGTCAAAGGCATCGGACATTCCCAGCGACCGGAGGGTCCCTTTCAACGATTGTTCCCATTCGAAACTGAATTTGGGAATCGTAAGGGTGACCTGGAACCTTCCCATTGACCCGATAATCTCATCGAGCACATCCTGCGAGAGCTTCTCTTCGAATTTCCCGAACTGTCCTTCTGCGGGAAGAATGACGATCATCGAATTTTTCTTTTTCCCCTGGTAACCGAGTTTTATCGCCTGATAACTCCCCGAAACCTCACAATAGGAGGTGGTGACACTCTGGTGCATCAACGGTACGGTAACGGCGCTTCCATCGGCCGGATAGAAGCTTTCATCCCTTGTTTGCGCTTCATCGAACTTGTCCAGCCAGGTTGCCTTGAAATAAATCGCGTTGGTAAGGACGAGCCGTGCCAGGTCGGTTATCGAACCGGGGGGAAGCAGATCCTCGATGCGTTCTTCAGTTTTATCGCTTACCCAGTCGTTGATGAGTATCCTGCATTCTTCCGGTGCCGTCTTGAAATCAACGGTAAACATGTCCGCGCCGTAATACTTCGCGAGAACATCGAGATAGGCGGGAACAAAGTAATAATCTTTCTGGCCCCACGTGCTGTTTGCGATAAAGAGTTTAAGCGGTTCCCCGGCATCGGGATCTTCTTCCGATCCGCTCGCCAGGGCGAGATCAAGCGCGTTGAAAGCGTTGTGCAGGTTATTCTCCGGAAGGGCATAATGCATGACCCGCGCCATCTCCGTTTTCGTGTTGCCGTTTGCCCCGGCATAACACATACCAAAGGCAAATGAAATGCTGACCGGCGAGAAAAAGACGTTCCCGTCACCTTCACTCACCTGCCCGTAGCAGTCGAAGGCAAACGCGTTGTTGCCGGCGACAACGGCCTCGAGTTCCCCCGGTTCGGGATCCGGTGCCGTCTCCCGTTCCAGTCCGGAGCCGACGATTTCGATTCCCCCGCCCGATGAGGGAAACGCTGAAATCAGACCGACGTAATATCGCGCGATCAGGAGGGCGTCGACGATATCGACGACGCCATTACCGTTGACATCCGCCCTCTCGGGAAAAGCGAATGTTACATCGATCCCCACATAGTACTGCGCCACGAGCAGGGCGTCGATGATATTGATGTCGCCGTCCGAATTAACGTCTCCTTTGCCGCCCGGAGACTGTGCATGCAGGGTAAAACCCTGAAGGATCAATAATATAACGATACCGGCTTTGATCATAATTTTTCTCATGATGCTTTCCTCCTTTTTTCCTGTATACCTCGATTATTGTATCACGCAATCCCGGTGAGGTAAAGAAAAAATTATGTACGGCATGCCGGGTGATTGGCGGCGAAGGTGAAAAAAAATACGGGGGAACCCGCGAACGTGGATATCAGCCGGGGCCGTTTTCCTGCATGCGGATATATTCCATACACCGATGCCTGTCGACTTTGCCGCTCGCTGTTTTGGGAAGGCTGTGGATGAGATAAAGGAAACGGGGCATCTTGAATCTCGGAAGCATTTTTGCGCACCCGCCCAAAATCTTTTCTCCGCTCAAACCATTCTCACGCGCGACACCTAAAGCGATGAGCCGATGGCCCAAAAGCGGATCTTCCAATCCGAGAACAGCCACTTCGATCAACTTCCGGGTTCCGAGGAGAATATCTTCTATTTCCTGCACATTGATTCTGTGCCCCCCGACTTTGTATTGATTATCTTTTCGTCCGGTTAAATAAATAAATCCTTCCGCATCGCGGTACCCCATATCACCGGTATGAAAACCGTCACCGTCAAGTACCTTCGCGGTTAACTCCGGGTCTTTCCAGTATCCTTTCATTATATTGTCGCCGGAAGCGACGAGTTCACCGGTCTCCCCTGCGGGAAGCTCCTTCCCGTCCTGATCCATTATTTTTATCGTGACCCCCGGAATTTCTACACCTATCGATTCGGTTTTTTCTTCGAACCGGGACGGATCGAGCCATGTCAGCCGCGCGGACGCTTCGGTAGCACCATACATCACGATAATAGCCGTATGCCGGGGAAGGGCCTTTCTCAATTCGATTTTGATCTGCGCCGCCATATGCCCCCCGGCCTGCGAACAATACCGTAAATGGGTCAACATGCTGCGATAGTGAACAAGGGGAGAACGGCAAAGCAGATAGGCGTACGTGGATGGGACGCCTGAAAATCCGGTCACTTTCTCTTCAACCATCTGCTTTATCATCGCGGCGGTAAAGGCGAAATTGTTGTTGATGACAACCCGTCCCCCTACGGCAAAATGGGTGTTCAAAAGTGATTTCCCCATAACGTAAAAAAACGGAAGCACGACCATCTGTATATCACGGTCGGTCAATTGAAGAAACCGGCAAATCGAATGTGTATTGGCGACAATATTGGCATGAGTCAACATGACACCTTTGGATTCTCCCGTCGAGCCGGATGTGTAGGTGATACAGGCAAGGGAGTCGGGATCCGGAGAAAGACTCTGGTCCGAAACCTCCCCCGTGGCAACGATATCCTCAAGCTTTTTCACTGCATATGCCGCCTCACTTCTTCCCTTCCGGTCCGACTTTGGGGACGAAACAAGGAGATACGGGAAGCCGCATTGACTGGTATCCGCTTCGT
This genomic window contains:
- a CDS encoding glutamate-ammonia-ligase adenylyltransferase — protein: MKTPKPGHGSNAALGKPSIDALRRFCPDVGEDFLKEHYRRLDLSYFESFSIEAIGLHIRHLSELTPGDPVRIIFENAEGGGEQCTVLAFDYPFEFSCITGILASLGFQIQSGDVFTYRPSDIRDSRMKREGKKGTGEGNTAAYGRRRIIDRFRGFRTTPNPDERWKKEFRLRMDEVFHLLERGTEEDFLQVKQRINEMVSDSLAEYRIDTQSVLYPLHIDISNDDPYYTRLRILSQNTPFFLYSLSNALSVHNISIEHVAIRTIEDRIEDEFGIIDRAGTKITDPATLNHVKLAVLLTKQFTYFLASAPDPYAALSRFESLVGQIISLPEQGKWIDLLSDPKIMQDLARLLGASDFLWEDFIRLQYENLLPMFQPHIAGQSFSSPSHMLPGTLKDALRNAKTLEEKKERLNEFKDSEIYLIDLDHILSPGTDIAILSKRLTALAECIIGAAVDIAFEELQKRFGTPKTVAGMKTMYAVFGLGKTGGAALGYASDIELLFIYSDAGKTDGPEQIENPDFFERLVKMIVFLIRTKREGIFHLDLRLRPYGKDGPLACSLESFCRYFATGGPASALERLALVRLRFLTGEPEFGGLVERIRNDLLYFAKERISIEELRVLREKQFREKTDSSRYNAKFSPGTLVDLEYDVQILQVTYGDRVPELRTPLLHEALTGLATAGVLESAEAEQLKKSYFFFRALINGLRMLRGSALDLQLPDVDSNEYTHLARRIGYGREGELNPSMRLHLEFEANMAIVRTFVERHFGRASLPGPVSGNLADLVLSEHPSELLVDAALGHLGFRNRERACRNLRSLAGSGKQRETFTRLAILAGEVLERTADPDMALNNWERFIRSIRHVESHYELLLAQPMRLVILLSIFSVSQFLSNTLIRNPDFFDRTIKPDELQTLRKKEDIETELYALKRGIRQKRELQNYIRRIKKREILRIAIRDICLQKPLSEIVNELSILAEAEIEYALRNAWLDLHRTAPDGSGPPDIPFCVMAFGKLGGEELNYSSDIDIMGIYDETVIDDTPGAVGEKAETLFRKLMEQCCIYLTEHTEEGYVYRVDLRLRPYGSSGSLVRSIPSLLKYYQNNASLWEIQALLKIRPVAGNMAVGESFLRAISSLFTKKFDTHEVVHSIEALRNRKMEISGKRIIGGLDIKNDAGGIRDIEFLTQGLQLINCHSHEGLCERNTIRALERLNENGIVSAYFCDTLTEDYHFLRRIEHFLQMYEDQQTHSLPQDIEELKALTRRIMGIEVKPEEFIESVEVCMQRVRDIYAKAFLGLA
- a CDS encoding acyl--CoA ligase is translated as MKKDNGLPDHRLVHHFLEESARRRPGAIALVHGKNRISYLRLNIMANRLACWLLENGMIPGDRAAFIFENSPLYVVCYYGILKAGGVAVPLSTDLTPRRLTSILDELKPFCVCVSGRYQRLIDEADTSQCGFPYLLVSSPKSDRKGRSEAAYAVKKLEDIVATGEVSDQSLSPDPDSLACITYTSGSTGESKGVMLTHANIVANTHSICRFLQLTDRDIQMVVLPFFYVMGKSLLNTHFAVGGRVVINNNFAFTAAMIKQMVEEKVTGFSGVPSTYAYLLCRSPLVHYRSMLTHLRYCSQAGGHMAAQIKIELRKALPRHTAIIVMYGATEASARLTWLDPSRFEEKTESIGVEIPGVTIKIMDQDGKELPAGETGELVASGDNIMKGYWKDPELTAKVLDGDGFHTGDMGYRDAEGFIYLTGRKDNQYKVGGHRINVQEIEDILLGTRKLIEVAVLGLEDPLLGHRLIALGVARENGLSGEKILGGCAKMLPRFKMPRFLYLIHSLPKTASGKVDRHRCMEYIRMQENGPG